A genome region from Arthrobacter agilis includes the following:
- a CDS encoding amino acid ABC transporter ATP-binding protein translates to MTSEPRPATPASTGSPLVSLKHVNKHFGDLHVLRDIDLEVARGEVVVVIGPSGSGKSTLCRAINRLETIDDGEITIDGKVLPAEGKALAKLRADVGMVFQSFNLFAHKSILENVTLGPIKVKGMKSGQAKDLAMSLLKRVGVDNQAQKLPAQLSGGQQQRVAIARALAMQPKVMLFDEPTSALDPEMINEVLDAMVSLAKEGMTMIVVTHEMGFARRAADRVIFMADGQIVEQATPEEFFTNPQSERARDFLGKILSH, encoded by the coding sequence ATGACAAGTGAACCCCGCCCGGCCACGCCCGCGTCCACGGGAAGCCCTCTCGTCTCCCTCAAGCACGTGAACAAGCACTTCGGGGACCTGCACGTCCTGCGCGACATCGACCTGGAGGTCGCCCGCGGTGAAGTCGTCGTCGTGATCGGGCCCTCCGGGTCCGGCAAGTCGACGCTCTGCCGCGCGATCAACCGCCTTGAGACCATCGACGACGGCGAGATCACCATCGACGGCAAGGTGCTCCCGGCCGAGGGAAAGGCCCTCGCGAAGCTGCGCGCCGACGTCGGCATGGTCTTCCAGTCCTTCAACCTCTTCGCCCACAAATCCATCCTGGAGAACGTGACGCTCGGACCCATCAAGGTCAAGGGCATGAAGAGCGGCCAGGCCAAGGACCTCGCGATGTCGCTGCTGAAGCGGGTCGGCGTCGACAACCAGGCGCAGAAGCTGCCGGCCCAGCTGTCCGGCGGCCAGCAGCAGCGCGTGGCCATCGCACGGGCCCTCGCGATGCAGCCGAAGGTCATGCTGTTCGACGAGCCCACCTCCGCGCTGGACCCGGAGATGATCAACGAGGTCCTCGACGCCATGGTGTCGCTCGCCAAGGAGGGCATGACCATGATCGTGGTCACCCACGAGATGGGCTTCGCCCGGCGGGCAGCCGACCGCGTGATCTTCATGGCCGACGGCCAGATCGTGGAGCAGGCCACCCCCGAGGAGTTCTTCACCAACCCGCAGAGCGAGCGCGCCCGGGACTTCCTCGGCAAGATCCTCTCGCACTGA
- a CDS encoding glutamate ABC transporter substrate-binding protein, producing the protein MQKTRYAAAAVAAVAALTLSACGGGGDSAESGSGGEGGGESLRIGIKFDQPGLGYDEGGSYSGFDVDVAKYVANELGVTEDNIEFVEAPSANRENLLSNNQVDMIFATYSITDTRKETVAFAGPYFVAGQDLLVPTDSDITGPEDLEGKNLCSVTGSTSAQKIKDQYPGVQLVEQPGYAECVTAMGGGQIDAVTTDDIILAGLASQEANAGKFKVVGNTFSEEKYGVGLPQDSDRCEDINAAITKMIDDGAWEEAITRNTEGADYSFNKDLNPPTPEPCA; encoded by the coding sequence ATGCAGAAGACCCGATACGCAGCAGCCGCGGTGGCTGCGGTGGCCGCACTGACACTGTCCGCCTGTGGCGGCGGTGGCGACAGCGCCGAGAGCGGTAGCGGCGGAGAGGGCGGCGGCGAGAGCCTTCGCATCGGCATCAAGTTCGACCAGCCCGGCCTCGGCTACGACGAGGGCGGCTCCTACTCCGGCTTCGACGTCGACGTCGCGAAGTACGTGGCGAACGAGCTCGGAGTGACCGAGGACAACATCGAATTCGTCGAGGCGCCCTCCGCGAACCGCGAGAACCTGCTGTCCAACAACCAGGTGGACATGATCTTCGCGACCTACTCGATCACCGACACGCGCAAGGAGACCGTCGCCTTCGCCGGCCCGTACTTCGTGGCCGGCCAGGACCTCCTCGTCCCCACCGACAGCGACATCACGGGCCCCGAGGACCTCGAGGGCAAGAACCTCTGCTCGGTCACCGGCTCCACGTCCGCGCAGAAGATCAAGGACCAGTACCCCGGCGTCCAACTCGTCGAGCAGCCGGGCTACGCCGAGTGCGTCACCGCGATGGGCGGCGGCCAGATCGACGCCGTCACCACCGACGACATCATCCTCGCCGGCCTCGCCTCGCAGGAGGCCAACGCGGGCAAGTTCAAGGTCGTCGGCAACACCTTCTCGGAGGAGAAGTACGGCGTCGGCCTGCCCCAGGACAGCGACCGCTGTGAGGACATCAACGCCGCCATCACCAAGATGATCGACGACGGTGCCTGGGAAGAGGCGATCACCCGCAACACCGAGGGTGCCGACTACTCCTTCAACAAGGACCTCAACCCGCCCACGCCCGAGCCCTGCGCCTAG
- a CDS encoding amino acid ABC transporter permease gives MENYLSLFETYNVPAAFWVNIQLSFWAAIWALVIGTVLALFRISPIPSLQWFGTAYVNIFRNTPLTIILAFGFLGLFSVMQISLAGELDDSLFRIAIVGLSLYHAAFVCEAIRSGVNTVPVGQAEAARAIGLGFLPAARLIILPQAFRGAIAPLGNVLIALIKNSTVAAAGSVAAESSSLMKTMIEFRSDLVIPIFLTFALGFVILVIPIGLLTTWASRKLAVAR, from the coding sequence GTGGAGAACTACCTGTCGCTGTTCGAGACCTACAACGTGCCCGCAGCGTTCTGGGTCAACATCCAGCTGTCCTTCTGGGCTGCCATCTGGGCCCTCGTCATCGGCACGGTGCTGGCCCTGTTCCGCATCTCGCCCATCCCGAGCCTGCAGTGGTTCGGCACGGCCTACGTCAACATCTTCCGGAACACGCCGCTGACGATCATCCTCGCGTTCGGGTTCCTCGGCCTGTTCTCGGTCATGCAGATCAGCCTCGCCGGTGAGCTCGACGACAGCCTGTTCAGGATCGCCATCGTCGGCCTCTCGCTGTACCACGCGGCCTTCGTGTGCGAGGCGATCCGCAGCGGCGTCAACACGGTCCCCGTCGGGCAGGCGGAAGCGGCGCGGGCCATCGGCCTCGGCTTCCTGCCGGCGGCGCGGCTCATCATCCTGCCGCAGGCCTTCCGGGGCGCCATCGCCCCGCTCGGCAACGTGCTGATCGCCCTCATCAAGAACTCGACCGTCGCCGCGGCCGGTTCCGTAGCGGCCGAGTCGTCCAGCCTCATGAAGACCATGATCGAGTTCCGCTCGGACCTGGTCATCCCGATCTTCCTCACCTTCGCCCTGGGCTTCGTGATCCTCGTGATCCCGATCGGTCTGCTGACCACGTGGGCCTCACGGAAACTGGCGGTGGCCCGATGA
- a CDS encoding amino acid ABC transporter permease, whose protein sequence is MSAQQVLFDAPGPRARRTILIGNIVGVLIVLGILAWVISALADKGQFAASMWTPFLESRTWEFFILPGLGNTLKAAGIAIVTSVAFGLVFGVGRLSHVAPIRWIAGVVVEFLRAVPVLLMMIFFWLALGSSGAVKPQEAPLIAVILALTLYNGSVIAELVRSGVYGLPRGQREAGMAIGLTRNQSLRNIEVPQALIAMLPALVSQFVVILKDSALGFIITYPELLQYTRRLGVGEGNVIPSLLVAAAIFIAINFALSTLATRLSVLLSFRTKGRRPAAQEAVALDAAST, encoded by the coding sequence ATGAGCGCACAGCAGGTCCTCTTCGACGCGCCGGGCCCCCGAGCGCGACGCACCATCCTCATCGGCAACATCGTCGGCGTCCTGATCGTCCTCGGCATCCTCGCCTGGGTGATCTCGGCGCTGGCGGACAAGGGCCAGTTCGCCGCGAGCATGTGGACGCCCTTCCTCGAATCGCGGACGTGGGAGTTCTTCATCCTGCCCGGCCTCGGCAACACGCTGAAGGCCGCCGGGATCGCGATCGTCACCTCGGTGGCCTTCGGACTGGTCTTCGGCGTCGGCAGGCTCTCACATGTGGCGCCGATCCGCTGGATCGCAGGTGTCGTCGTCGAGTTCCTGCGGGCGGTGCCGGTGCTCCTCATGATGATCTTCTTCTGGCTGGCACTCGGCAGTTCGGGCGCCGTGAAGCCGCAGGAGGCGCCGCTCATCGCCGTGATCCTCGCCCTCACGCTCTACAACGGCTCCGTCATCGCCGAACTCGTGCGTTCCGGCGTGTACGGCCTGCCCAGGGGCCAGCGCGAGGCGGGCATGGCGATCGGCCTGACGAGGAACCAGTCGCTGCGGAACATCGAGGTGCCGCAGGCGCTCATCGCGATGCTGCCGGCGCTGGTCAGCCAGTTCGTGGTGATCCTCAAGGACTCCGCCCTGGGCTTCATCATCACCTACCCCGAACTGCTGCAGTACACGCGGCGGTTGGGTGTCGGCGAGGGCAACGTGATCCCGTCGCTGCTGGTCGCCGCGGCGATCTTCATCGCCATCAACTTCGCCCTCTCGACGCTGGCCACACGGCTGTCCGTGCTCCTCAGTTTCAGGACGAAGGGCCGCAGGCCCGCGGCACAGGAAGCCGTCGCGCTGGACGCGGCCTCCACCTGA
- the dapE gene encoding succinyl-diaminopimelate desuccinylase, producing the protein MIQTPAAELDLGSDVALLTARLIDLESVSGNEAGIADAVEQALRRLDHLEVVRDGDCVMARTRLGRAERVILAGHLDTVPLPSAPGSRGTVPSTWEGEVLYGRGATDMKGGVAVQLALAAALTEPTRDITFIFYDHEEVEASLSGLGRVAVSYPEWLVADFAVLLEPTDGTVEGGCNGTARFEVRVTGRAAHSARAWRGVNAIHGAAEILVRLRDHEPATVHVDGLDYRESLNAVKIAGGTAGNIIPDGAVIEVNYRFAPDKTPEQAEDYVRALLEGFAVKRTDAAAGARPGLHHPAAAAFVAAVGEEPKPKYGWTDVARFSALGVPAVNFGPGDALLAHTDDEHVQADAVRACLAAMVAWLS; encoded by the coding sequence ATGATTCAGACACCCGCCGCGGAGCTCGATCTCGGCTCCGACGTCGCCCTCCTGACCGCCCGGCTCATCGATCTCGAGAGCGTCTCGGGCAACGAGGCGGGCATCGCCGACGCCGTCGAGCAGGCGCTGCGGCGCCTCGACCACCTCGAGGTGGTCCGCGACGGCGACTGCGTCATGGCGCGCACCCGGCTCGGACGGGCGGAGCGCGTCATCCTCGCCGGTCACCTCGACACCGTCCCGCTGCCGTCGGCACCGGGGTCCCGCGGCACGGTGCCGTCCACCTGGGAGGGCGAGGTCCTGTACGGCAGGGGAGCCACGGACATGAAGGGCGGCGTGGCGGTGCAGCTGGCGCTCGCCGCGGCCCTGACCGAGCCCACCCGGGACATCACGTTCATCTTCTACGACCACGAGGAGGTCGAGGCGTCGCTGAGCGGCCTCGGCCGGGTCGCCGTCTCCTACCCGGAATGGCTCGTCGCGGACTTCGCCGTCCTGCTGGAACCCACGGACGGCACGGTGGAGGGCGGGTGTAACGGCACCGCGCGGTTCGAGGTCAGGGTGACCGGCAGGGCAGCCCATTCAGCACGTGCGTGGCGGGGCGTGAACGCCATCCATGGGGCCGCCGAGATCCTCGTCCGGCTGCGGGACCACGAACCCGCCACCGTCCACGTGGACGGGCTGGACTACCGCGAGAGCCTCAATGCCGTGAAGATCGCCGGTGGCACGGCGGGCAACATCATCCCGGACGGCGCGGTCATCGAGGTGAACTACCGTTTCGCGCCCGACAAGACCCCCGAGCAGGCCGAGGACTACGTGCGCGCCCTGCTCGAGGGGTTCGCGGTGAAGCGGACCGACGCCGCTGCCGGGGCGCGGCCGGGGCTGCACCATCCCGCAGCCGCCGCGTTCGTCGCGGCGGTGGGCGAGGAACCGAAGCCGAAGTACGGCTGGACCGACGTCGCGCGGTTCAGCGCCCTCGGCGTCCCTGCGGTCAACTTCGGTCCGGGCGACGCCCTCCTGGCGCACACGGACGACGAGCACGTGCAGGCCGACGCCGTGCGCGCCTGCCTCGCGGCGATGGTCGCCTGGCTGTCCTGA
- the dapD gene encoding 2,3,4,5-tetrahydropyridine-2,6-dicarboxylate N-succinyltransferase, with amino-acid sequence MTPPLPSPSMPSTPQRLAGGTGLATVASDGTVLDAWFPAPWCGEDRTSAHLRDSLEALAEAGVDNARKVTQRVVDLTIDPEAAPAGTEDAYLRLHLLSHRLVQPNTINLDGIFGLLANVVWTNHGPAQVQDFETVRAALRARGPVQVHGVDKFPRMVDYVVPAGVRIADADRVRLGAHLAEGTTVMHEGFVNFNAGTLGHSMVEGRISAGVVVGDGSDIGGGASIMGTLSGGGKERITIGERCLLGAESGVGISLGDDCVVEAGLYLTAGTKVTLQDGTLVKAKDLSGESGILFLRNSATGAVEARPRRGEGIALNPALHAN; translated from the coding sequence ATGACTCCTCCCCTGCCCAGCCCGTCCATGCCCTCCACCCCGCAGCGGCTGGCCGGCGGTACCGGCCTCGCCACCGTGGCATCGGACGGAACGGTGCTGGACGCCTGGTTCCCCGCCCCCTGGTGCGGCGAGGACCGCACGTCGGCCCACCTGAGGGACTCGCTGGAGGCCCTCGCGGAGGCCGGCGTGGACAACGCGCGCAAGGTCACCCAGCGCGTCGTCGACCTGACGATCGATCCCGAGGCGGCCCCGGCCGGCACCGAGGACGCCTACCTGCGGCTGCACCTCCTGTCCCACCGCCTGGTGCAGCCCAACACCATCAACCTCGACGGGATCTTCGGCCTGCTCGCGAACGTGGTCTGGACGAACCACGGGCCCGCACAGGTCCAGGACTTCGAGACGGTCCGTGCGGCCCTACGCGCCCGCGGCCCCGTCCAGGTGCACGGGGTGGACAAGTTCCCCCGCATGGTGGACTACGTGGTACCCGCGGGCGTCCGTATCGCCGACGCCGACCGCGTGCGCCTGGGTGCGCACCTGGCCGAGGGAACCACAGTGATGCACGAGGGCTTCGTGAACTTCAACGCCGGCACCCTCGGTCACTCCATGGTCGAGGGCCGGATCTCCGCCGGGGTCGTCGTCGGGGACGGCTCCGACATCGGTGGCGGCGCCTCGATCATGGGAACCCTCTCCGGCGGCGGCAAGGAGCGCATCACCATCGGCGAGCGATGCCTGCTCGGGGCGGAGTCCGGCGTCGGTATCTCCCTCGGCGACGACTGCGTGGTCGAGGCAGGGCTCTACCTCACCGCGGGCACGAAGGTGACGCTGCAGGACGGCACGCTCGTCAAGGCGAAGGATCTCTCGGGCGAGTCCGGCATCCTGTTCCTGCGCAACTCCGCCACCGGTGCCGTCGAGGCACGTCCCCGTCGCGGGGAGGGCATCGCCCTCAACCCGGCCCTGCACGCCAACTAG
- a CDS encoding polysaccharide deacetylase family protein, with product MTSSGSTTRNHGPLHGAPAPGRWAVWVVTALLALAVGIVSPAIAPPAASAAGPTVVSLTFDDGNADQLIAAQTLNKYGLKGTFYVTSGVTDTAGYLTQADLRTLAAAGHEIGGHTVTHPDLVTLPSDEATRQICNDRVNLTSWGFRVTSFAYPFASNTPAIETIAKNCGYNSARGLGDIKTRFSCGTCPLAETIPAVNPWNTAAPDQVENTWTLADLQNSVTQAESVGGWIQLTFHHIGGTDPLAVTPALFDQFAAWLKTRPATTTVKTVDQVVGGTVKPVVSGPAVPPPPVGGNLVKNPGLETLTNGVPQCWNAGGYGTNTTAFSVVSPGRTGTRAEQLVVSGYVDGDAKLLPALDLGGCSPPATAGRTYNLGAWYKSTAPTQFALYYRTGVGSWKYWTSSPWFAASSTYQKASWTTPPLPAGANGLSFGLNLFSNGTLTTDDYEMFDTANVTPPPPPAPGTNLVKNPSLETAGSGAFPQCWQSSGFGVNTPTFSTVATARTGTKAERLTITGYSGGDAKLLTSLDTGTCAPAATAGKTYSVRAWYTSTAITQFALYYRDASGTWVYWTSGPWLPAAGAYTQASFTTPALPAGATAISFGLSLFGNGTVTTDDYAMYDTVGAPPL from the coding sequence ATGACTTCGTCAGGAAGCACCACAAGAAACCACGGACCACTGCACGGCGCCCCGGCTCCGGGCCGGTGGGCGGTATGGGTGGTGACGGCCCTGCTGGCCCTCGCCGTGGGGATCGTCAGCCCCGCCATCGCTCCCCCGGCGGCCTCGGCCGCGGGCCCGACCGTCGTCTCCCTCACGTTCGACGACGGTAACGCGGATCAGCTGATCGCTGCCCAGACCCTGAACAAGTACGGCCTCAAGGGCACCTTCTACGTCACATCCGGGGTCACCGACACGGCGGGCTACCTGACGCAGGCCGACCTCAGGACGCTGGCCGCCGCCGGCCACGAGATCGGCGGCCACACCGTGACCCACCCCGATCTGGTGACGCTGCCGTCCGACGAGGCGACCCGCCAGATCTGCAACGACCGCGTCAACCTCACCAGCTGGGGGTTCCGCGTCACGAGCTTCGCCTATCCGTTCGCCTCGAACACCCCGGCGATCGAGACGATCGCGAAGAACTGCGGGTACAACAGCGCCCGCGGGCTCGGCGACATCAAGACGCGGTTCAGCTGCGGCACCTGCCCCCTGGCCGAGACGATCCCGGCCGTGAACCCCTGGAACACCGCAGCCCCGGACCAGGTCGAGAACACCTGGACCCTGGCAGACCTGCAGAACAGCGTCACCCAGGCCGAGTCCGTGGGCGGGTGGATCCAGCTCACCTTCCACCACATCGGCGGGACCGACCCCCTGGCCGTCACACCGGCGCTCTTCGACCAGTTCGCCGCCTGGCTGAAGACCAGGCCCGCGACCACCACCGTCAAGACCGTCGACCAGGTGGTGGGCGGCACGGTCAAGCCGGTGGTCTCGGGGCCCGCCGTCCCTCCTCCGCCCGTGGGCGGGAACCTCGTGAAGAACCCCGGCCTCGAGACGCTCACCAACGGCGTCCCGCAGTGCTGGAACGCGGGCGGCTACGGCACCAACACCACCGCGTTCTCCGTGGTGAGTCCCGGCCGCACCGGTACCCGTGCCGAGCAGCTGGTGGTCAGCGGCTACGTCGACGGTGACGCGAAGCTCCTGCCCGCGCTCGACCTCGGCGGCTGTTCACCCCCGGCCACGGCCGGCCGTACCTACAACCTGGGCGCCTGGTACAAATCGACCGCACCGACGCAGTTCGCCCTCTACTACCGCACAGGGGTCGGCTCGTGGAAGTACTGGACCTCCAGCCCCTGGTTCGCGGCGTCCAGCACCTACCAGAAGGCCAGCTGGACCACGCCGCCCCTGCCGGCCGGCGCGAACGGCCTCAGCTTCGGCCTGAACCTCTTCAGCAACGGCACCCTCACCACGGACGACTACGAGATGTTCGATACCGCGAACGTGACCCCGCCGCCGCCGCCGGCCCCGGGGACCAATCTCGTGAAGAACCCCAGCCTGGAGACGGCCGGAAGCGGCGCGTTCCCCCAGTGCTGGCAGTCCTCGGGATTCGGGGTCAACACGCCGACCTTCAGCACCGTGGCCACCGCTCGGACCGGCACCAAGGCGGAGCGCCTCACCATCACCGGCTACTCCGGCGGTGACGCGAAGCTGCTGACCTCCCTGGACACGGGCACCTGCGCTCCGGCGGCCACCGCGGGGAAGACCTACTCGGTACGCGCCTGGTACACCTCCACGGCGATCACCCAGTTCGCCCTCTACTACCGGGACGCCTCCGGCACCTGGGTGTACTGGACCTCCGGCCCCTGGCTGCCCGCGGCGGGCGCCTACACCCAGGCGAGCTTCACCACACCGGCGCTGCCCGCCGGGGCCACCGCCATCAGCTTCGGGCTGAGCCTGTTCGGCAACGGCACCGTCACCACCGACGACTACGCCATGTACGACACCGTCGGGGCCCCGCCGCTCTGA